A part of Maridesulfovibrio hydrothermalis AM13 = DSM 14728 genomic DNA contains:
- a CDS encoding FliA/WhiG family RNA polymerase sigma factor has translation MEISSSSGKNFSSKSSPWLDLESGTTSWEDFSPANQEAIVRHYSPKIRMIALRMKSKLPQSVELGELISAGSLGLVESLGKFRAELKIKFETYAENRIKGAMLDELRRMDWFSRGLRQKVKTIESSIREIEHLTGEKPTSAQIEESTGFSAKEVQQGLEALQNQLCINLDAFNDNIPSNRDSEFDDEPFKAAVFQETVDKVADLIDNLTPREKLVLSLYYGEELNMKETSEVMEITEGRVSQLHSQALKKLRQMFQDKYNSEP, from the coding sequence ATGGAAATATCAAGTTCTTCTGGAAAAAACTTCTCTTCCAAGAGCAGTCCGTGGCTTGACCTTGAGTCAGGGACTACCAGCTGGGAAGATTTTTCGCCCGCAAATCAAGAGGCGATTGTACGGCATTATTCACCGAAAATACGTATGATCGCTCTCAGAATGAAATCCAAGCTCCCGCAAAGCGTAGAACTTGGAGAGCTTATCAGTGCCGGAAGTTTAGGACTTGTGGAATCACTGGGCAAATTCCGTGCTGAACTGAAAATAAAATTTGAAACCTACGCTGAAAACCGCATAAAAGGAGCCATGCTTGATGAGCTTAGACGCATGGACTGGTTTTCGCGCGGACTGCGCCAGAAAGTCAAAACAATTGAAAGCAGCATCAGGGAAATTGAGCATCTGACAGGTGAAAAACCAACCAGTGCTCAAATCGAAGAATCCACGGGCTTTTCAGCCAAAGAAGTCCAGCAGGGACTTGAAGCCCTGCAAAATCAGCTTTGCATAAATTTAGATGCTTTCAATGATAATATTCCCAGCAATAGAGACTCTGAATTTGATGATGAACCATTCAAGGCCGCTGTTTTTCAAGAAACAGTGGACAAGGTGGCTGATCTAATTGATAATTTGACGCCAAGAGAAAAACTGGTATTATCTCTATATTACGGGGAGGAACTCAACATGAAAGAGACCTCGGAAGTTATGGAGATAACAGAAGGCAGAGTGTCTCAACTTCACTCGCAAGCCCTTAAAAAATTAAGACAAATGTTCCAGGATAAATACAATTCGGAACCTTAA
- a CDS encoding flagellar basal body-associated FliL family protein, with translation MIFLAVDDFDDSGEETSPAPANKATQKVELDLDDAPFLEDEDEEDDLPEEEPEELESIEDAPAEKKSKSKLLIFGGIGVIILLLSAILLKLFLFSDAPAPEPEPQAIEETTAEIPETPEEVPPPPEEPGISLLRMDPFWIEQEDDKGNTRFLIARFAMTTKDERVVAEYGRKTLTLRDAVYFYLKNKDLQFLADKKNVDRLKKDLLMVINQYIVAGQFDEILFEEYLVR, from the coding sequence ATGATTTTCCTCGCTGTAGATGATTTTGATGATTCCGGGGAGGAAACGTCTCCAGCCCCTGCCAACAAGGCAACCCAAAAGGTTGAACTTGACCTTGATGACGCTCCTTTTCTTGAAGATGAGGACGAAGAAGATGACCTGCCCGAGGAAGAACCCGAAGAGCTGGAATCTATTGAAGACGCCCCTGCTGAAAAAAAATCCAAATCCAAGCTACTCATCTTTGGCGGAATCGGAGTCATTATACTCCTGCTGTCTGCTATTCTCTTAAAACTTTTTCTATTCAGTGATGCACCTGCTCCGGAACCGGAACCTCAGGCTATTGAGGAAACAACGGCAGAGATCCCTGAGACACCCGAAGAAGTGCCACCTCCACCGGAAGAGCCGGGAATTTCACTCCTTCGAATGGACCCGTTCTGGATTGAGCAGGAGGATGACAAAGGTAACACAAGATTCCTCATAGCCCGCTTTGCCATGACAACTAAAGATGAGCGAGTCGTAGCCGAATACGGGCGCAAAACTCTTACCCTGCGGGACGCTGTCTACTTCTACCTCAAAAATAAAGATTTACAGTTTTTAGCCGATAAGAAGAATGTAGACAGACTGAAAAAAGACCTGCTCATGGTTATAAACCAATACATTGTTGCAGGCCAGTTCGATGAAATCCTGTTTGAGGAATATCTTGTGAGGTAA
- a CDS encoding chemotaxis response regulator CheY, whose amino-acid sequence MAIDYSMKVLVVDDFATMRRIIKNILRQIGFTNIIEADDGTTAWETINKDDSIEFIVSDWNMPQMTGIELLRKVRSSEEFADLPFLMVTAEAQQENIIEAVQAKVSNYIVKPFTPDTLGQKINKIFE is encoded by the coding sequence ATGGCTATTGATTATTCTATGAAAGTTCTTGTTGTAGATGACTTCGCTACCATGCGCCGTATTATAAAAAACATCCTTCGTCAGATCGGTTTCACAAATATTATTGAAGCTGATGATGGAACAACCGCCTGGGAAACTATTAATAAAGACGATAGCATTGAATTTATTGTTTCCGACTGGAATATGCCTCAAATGACAGGCATTGAGCTTTTACGTAAAGTCAGATCCAGCGAAGAATTCGCAGATCTCCCTTTTCTGATGGTTACAGCTGAAGCTCAGCAGGAAAATATCATCGAGGCCGTTCAGGCAAAGGTTTCTAACTACATTGTTAAGCCCTTCACCCCTGACACCCTCGGACAGAAAATTAACAAAATTTTTGAATAA